A genomic segment from Drosophila miranda strain MSH22 chromosome 3, D.miranda_PacBio2.1, whole genome shotgun sequence encodes:
- the LOC108159356 gene encoding uncharacterized protein LOC108159356 isoform X3 yields MASTPTQAAAPVPVSTPQNYKVPSTSKISVDKLLRVGYYELEKTIGKGNFAVVKLATNIVTKTKVAIKIIDKTCLNEEYLSKTFREISILKSLRHPHITRLYEVMESQSMIYLVTEYAPNGEIFDHLVANGRMKEPEAARVFTQLISAVHYCHLRGVVHRDLKAENVLLDKDMNIKLADFGFSNHFEEGATLRTWCGSPPYAAPEVFQGLEYDGPKSDIWSLGVVLYALVCGALPFDGKTILELKSRVVLGKFRIPFFMSQECEHLIRNMLVVEPDRRYTIRQIIKHRWLSEWQSELHEEEREGCEGTALPFAGGSMSNSASSSSLSSVVDSSPPQLDSVVMTHMLQLPGLTADMIAQSVHEQRFDNIYAIYNLLQDRLQQKRRENQRLQHHASLAYSRSRKTSITTGVVDRSAEPIKQESLERLSPLSSANASSSSALGFGWTDVAVDLEKFGDFELECLARSNEPPVNQHHLCANTVVNGANTRRHTVGPGDVAHEQALANPHVPPIDFKCPPQCNNPAQAVPYYPMNLPMLQNQPLHNLTIKDQHLLKPPVVMGASSFGRRASDGGANLHIYYPASGTVGGPAQGQQMDTAGYYINPNCGPDPGIPQELSPLNEQAAAQMAQMHCCPDGNAGDCNEELQSYMQKRGGVKRHTVGCTDDLSVTHGPGTGPGSSQAPASASNMRQRRTGLLTVTERPPGRYSPVRRASEGSKSQFQGPLQECQSLQKGIAQRNFLVAPSPPLLENSISLPGSPIHGKPGMGLQLALRRGHDIAIPPDAIKALLPALDRLVKEQRVSYEIANKIISSHVVPLDLAPLLGLSAHVHASGAAVSGGHLDQSHLLHHQQLQQQQFQPMHSFSVSPISLPHAAVLNASLTSAKQMFGQPMGGYPQYPTAMTLPLQPQHQHQLVGQFSSINLGASNSNSSSGCQSPVYSNSSFSGSCSPNPYLPCVPAVLSPVCSAGGPSSPMHQITKGISVLTTGSGSGGGSITRGTSAASEGAAAAAAANQPLDLSMDVCGGVHGEQPSDYATPNWFIPCTTAVYYDLKPLNLSPAQPVRVVPTPPASPNLCIIQEENGNGQMCHTITTGMPYAGCTGGITPQICLTDVQGSEITLVALSSDNSRDSEDSLEQHTPVMSLQGLIITEPHSDMPSITRGIGRKASLDCEPSSNHVTATSSTSQTEAQCRRGSDKSLGFSDDSLSNDSNNLSPCQEPSASSGFKSDSHSEMGDHTECGHLTPDSMCDSRRMSDEMCYEVPLPHECSNLDSTRILEMVKQTIDSTMPPKGFVLHKGSISSEDSGAESRYSSASNASSSNTACEPSGQPLASASGYSEPTTNLSLEYSGGLQIELQVCEGRSRDHQGAGKGIKLRRISGDQFEYGKICQQLISTITMQQVAG; encoded by the exons ATGGCCTCCACACCGACACAAGCAGCCGCACCAGTACCAGTGTCCACGCCACAAAACTACAAAGTGCCATCGACCAGCAAGATATCCGTGGACAAGCTGCTGCGCGTCGGCTACTATGAGCTGGAGAAGACCATCGGAAAGGGAAACTTCGCTGTCGTGAAGCTGGCCACAAACATTGTGACCAAGACAAAG GTGGCCATAAAGATCATTGACAAGACATGCCTCAACGAGGAGTATTTGAGCAAGACGTTCCGGGAGATCTCCATACTGAAGTCCCTGCGGCATCCGCACATCACGCGTCTGTACGAGGTGATGGAGTCGCAGTCGATGATCTACCTGGTGACTGAGTATGCGCCCAATGGGGAGATCTTTGACCATCTTGTGGCCAATGGACGGATGAAGGAGCCGGAGGCGGCTCGCGTCTTCACGCAGCTCATCTCGGCGGTCCACTATTGCCATCTCCGCGGGGTGGTGCATCGCGATCTCAAGGCCGAGAATGTGCTGCTCGACAAGGACATGAACATCAAG CTCGCGGACTTTGGGTTCAGCAATCACTTCGAGGAGGGGGCCACACTGCGAACCTGGTGCGGATCCCCGCCCTATGCCGCCCCCGAGGTGTTCCAGGGGCTCGAGTACGACGGACCCAAGTCGGACATCTGGAGTCTGGGCGTTGTTCTGTACGCCCTGGTCTGCGGTGCCCTGCCCTTCGATGGGAAGACcattctggagctaaagagtCGGGTGGTGCTGGGAAAGTTCCGCATACCCTTCTTCATGTCCCAGG AATGCGAGCACCTCATCCGCAACATGCTGGTGGTTGAGCCGGACCGGCGCTACACCATCAGGCAGATCATCAAGCACCGGTGGCTCAGCGAGTGGCAGTCCGAGCTGCATGAGGAGGAACGTGAAGGCTGCGAGGGCACAGCGCTTCCCTTTGCCGGAGGCTCCATGTCCAACTCCGCATCGAGCTCGTCGCTGAGCAGCGTGGTCGACTCCTCGCCGCCGCAGCTGGACTCGGTGGTTATGACGCACATGCTGCAGCTGCCCGGCCTGACCGCGGACATGATCGCCCAGTCGGTGCACGAGCAGCGCTTCGACAACATCTATGCCATATACAATCTGCTGCAGGACAGGCTGCAGCAGAAGCGACGCGAAAACCAAAGACTGCAGCACCACGCCAGCCTCGCCTACTCGAGGTCCCGCAAGACGAGCATCACGACAGGCGTGGTGGACCGGTCGGCCGAGCCTATCAAGCAGGAATCCCTCGAGCGCCTCAGTCCGCTGAGCAGTGCGAACGCCTCCTCCAGCTCGGCTCTGGGCTTTGGCTGGACCGATGTGGCCGTGGATCTGGAGAAGTTCGGCGACTTTGAACTCGAATGCCTGGCGCGGTCCAATGAG CCTCCTGTAAACCAGCATCATTTGTGTGCCAACACAGTCGTGAACGGGGCCAATACACGACGCCATACCGTGGGTCCAGGCGATGTGGCCCACGAGCAGGCCCTGGCCAATCCACACGTGCCGCCCATCGACTTTAAGTGCCCTCCGCAATGCAATAATCCCGCTCAGGCCGTGCCCTATTATCCCATGAATCTGCCCATGCTGCAGAACCAGCCGCTGCACAACCTTACCATCAAGGATCAGCATCTTTTGAAGCCACCCGTTGTAATGGGTGCCA GTTCCTTTGGACGTCGCGCCTCGGATGGCGGGGCCAATCTGCACATCTACTACCCTGCCAGTGGCACTGTTGGTGGTCCAGCCCAGGGCCAGCAAATGGACACGGCCGGCTACTATATCAATCCCAACTGTGGGCCAGATCCCGGTATCCCTCAGGAGCTGTCGCCGCTCAACGAGCAAGCAGCGGCTCAAATGGCTCAAATGCACTGCTGCCCTGACGGCAACGCGGGTGACTGCAACGAGGAGCTCCAAAG CTACATGCAGAAGCGTGGCGGTGTCAAGCGCCATACCGTGGGCTGCACTGATGATCTCTCTGTGACGCATGGACCCGGTACGGGGCCAGGTTCCTCCCAGGCCCCAGCATCCGCCTCAAACATGCGACAACGCCGAACGGGTCTGCTTACGGTGACCGAGCGGCCGCCAG GACGCTACAGTCCGGTGCGGCGGGCCTCAGAGGGATCGAAGAGCCAGTTCCAGGGACCGCTCCAGGAATGCCAATCCCTGCAGAAAGGTATTGCACAGAGAAACTTTTTGGTTGCACCCAGTCCGCCGCTTTTAGAAAATTCGATCAGTCTGCCAG GTTCCCCCATACATGGGAAGCCAGGAATGGGCCTCCAGCTGGCTCTGCGACGTGGCCATGACATTGCCATTCCGCCGGATGCGATCAAGGCACTGCTGCCGGCACTGGATCGCCTGGTCAAGGAGCAGCGTGTGAGCTACGAAATCGCCAACAAGATAATCTCATCGCATGTGGTGCCTCTCGATCTGGCGCCACTGCTGGGTCTCTCGGCCCATGTCCATGCCAGCGGGGCGGCTGTCAGTGGCGGTCATCTGGACCAGAGCCACCTCCTGCACcaccagcagctgcagcagcaacagttccAGCCCATGCACAGCTTCAGCGTATCCCCGATTAGCCTTCCCCACGCCGCAGTGCTGAATGCCTCGCTAACCTCCGCCAAACAGATGTTCGGGCAGCCGATGGGCGGCTATCCCCAGTACCCGACGGCCATGACACTGCCGCTGCAGccgcagcaccagcaccaactGGTGGGACAGTTCAGCAGCATCAACCTGGGGGCCAGCAATTCCAACTCGAGCAGCGGCTGCCAGTCGCCCGtgtacagcaacagcagcttcAGCGGCAGCTGCTCGCCCAATCCCTACCTGCCCTGTGTGCCCGCGGTGCTATCGCCTGTGTGCAGTGCTGGGGGACCCTCTTCGCCGATGCATCAGATCACCAAGGGTATCTCGGTTCTGACCacaggcagcggcagtggcggtGGCTCCATTACACGCGGCACATCGGCGGCAAGCGAAggagcggctgctgctgcagctgccaaTCAGCCGCTGGATCTGTCCATGGATGTCTGCGGCGGAGTCCACGGCGAGCAACCGTCGGACTATGCCACGCCCAACTGGTTTATACCCTGCACTACGGCAGTGTACTATGACCTGAAGCCGTTGAATCTGTCGCCGGCGCAGCCAGTGCGTGTGGTGCCCACGCCCCCTGCCTCGCCCAATCTGTGCATCATCCAGGAGGAGAACGGCAACGGTCAGATGTGTCACACGATCACGACCGGAATGCCCTATGCCGGCTGCACTGGCGGGATCACGCCGCAGATCTGCCTAACCGATGTCCAGGGGAGCGAGATCACCTTGGTGGCCCTCTCATCGGATAATAGTCGCGATAGCGAGGACTCTTTGGAACAACACACGCCCGTCATGTCACTGCAG GGGTTGATCATTACAGAACCCCACAGTGATATGCCCTCCATAACGCGTGGAATCGGACGCAAGGCGAGCCTGGACTGCGAACCCAGCAGCAACCACGTGACGGCCACTAGTTCCACCTCCCAGACCGAGGCTCAGTGTCGGCGGGGGAGCGACAAGTCGCTGGGGTTTTCTGACGATTCCCTCAGCAATGACTCGAATAATCTTTCGCCCTGCCAGGAGCCGTCGGCCAGCTCGGGCTTCAAGTCAGACTCACATTCCGAGATGGGAGACCACACGGAGTGTGGCCACCTCACACCGGACTCGATGTGCGACTCGCGACGGATGTCGGATGAGATGTGCTACGAGGTGCCGCTGCCGCACGAGTGCTCCAACCTGGACTCCACCCGCATCCTGGAGATGGTGAAGCAGACGATCGACTCGACCATGCCGCCCAAGGGGTTTGTTCTGCACAAGGGCAGTATCAGTTCGGAAGACAGCGGGGCCGAGTCGCGTTACAGCAGCGCCTCGAATGCCTCCAGCTCGAATACGGCCTGCGAGCCTTCAGGACAACCCCTGGCCTCCGCCTCTGGCTATAGCGAGCCCACCACCAATCTCAGCCTAGAGTACTCCGGCGGCCTGCAGATCGAGCTGCAGGTGTGCGAGGGACGCAGCCGGGACCATCAGGGAGCCGGCAAAGGCATCAAGCTGCGTCGCATCTCAGGCGACCAATTTGAGTACGGCAAGATCTGCCAGCAGCTGATCAGCACGATCACCATGCAACAGGTGGCCGGCTGA